A section of the Solitalea canadensis DSM 3403 genome encodes:
- a CDS encoding PorP/SprF family type IX secretion system membrane protein produces the protein MKSLTKNISKQLILLTLLLGGITYSAQAQRNPGPAQFFFNQYQANAAMAGIDSSLNLNLSYNKQYDDMPGSSVNKLLTADYNLGKRVGLGLNLSNQKAGLLTKTRVALSYAYHLPVGGDGQTLHFGLSAAVENNSLPINEVDGDQNDPSLQEYNSRGAYMDGDFGIAYTGSGLTLQAAMPTIRNYIVKETYSTIDRSVLYSAASYKINMGEELSSIEPKLSYTMVKGNTDIWDAGVNVKVASNLADIQAIYHSTKSYTVGLGVNMLSRIQLLALYTSETKALRTYTDGNLSLNMKISLFTKSR, from the coding sequence ATGAAATCATTAACAAAAAATATAAGCAAACAGCTGATCTTACTAACCTTGTTACTTGGCGGAATTACCTATTCCGCCCAGGCACAACGTAACCCTGGTCCGGCTCAATTTTTCTTTAACCAATACCAGGCAAATGCGGCAATGGCCGGTATAGATTCAAGTTTGAATTTAAACCTGTCATATAATAAACAGTATGATGATATGCCGGGCTCTTCGGTGAATAAATTGCTTACTGCCGATTATAATTTAGGTAAAAGAGTAGGGTTAGGTCTTAATTTATCGAACCAAAAAGCGGGGCTGTTAACTAAAACACGTGTGGCATTATCATATGCCTACCACTTACCTGTAGGTGGTGACGGACAAACATTACACTTTGGTCTATCGGCAGCTGTTGAAAATAACAGTTTACCGATTAACGAGGTGGATGGAGATCAGAACGACCCTTCACTACAGGAGTATAACTCCAGAGGAGCTTATATGGACGGTGATTTTGGTATTGCTTACACAGGTAGTGGATTAACACTGCAGGCGGCTATGCCTACCATTCGCAATTACATTGTGAAAGAAACCTACAGTACCATCGATCGCTCGGTTCTTTATTCAGCTGCATCCTATAAAATTAATATGGGAGAAGAGCTAAGCAGTATTGAGCCAAAGCTTTCATACACCATGGTAAAAGGCAATACCGATATTTGGGATGCAGGCGTAAATGTTAAGGTTGCTAGTAACCTGGCTGATATTCAGGCTATTTATCACTCAACAAAGAGTTATACGGTAGGTCTTGGCGTTAACATGCTTTCAAGAATACAATTGCTTGCATTGTATACATCTGAAACTAAAGCATTAAGAACGTATACAGATGGTAACTTATCATTGAACATGAAGATTTCTCTGTTTACAAAAAGCAGGTAA
- a CDS encoding iron-sulfur cluster assembly protein translates to METNSKKTFVEVQLEAIAAVQTCYDPEISVNIYELGLIYEINVSVDLDVQVIMTLTSAFCPAAQTLPLEVQHKIEAIEGVKTVTVEMTFDPPWTQDMMSEAAKLELGLL, encoded by the coding sequence ATGGAAACCAATTCAAAAAAAACATTTGTGGAAGTTCAGCTCGAAGCTATTGCCGCTGTGCAAACCTGCTACGATCCGGAAATCTCTGTAAACATTTACGAACTGGGCTTGATCTATGAAATAAACGTCTCGGTAGATCTGGATGTTCAAGTGATCATGACATTAACCTCTGCTTTCTGCCCAGCAGCTCAAACATTGCCACTAGAAGTTCAACATAAGATAGAAGCTATTGAAGGTGTAAAAACTGTAACTGTTGAAATGACTTTCGATCCTCCATGGACACAAGATATGATGAGTGAAGCAGCTAAACTGGAGCTAGGTCTTTTGTAA
- a CDS encoding aminotransferase class V-fold PLP-dependent enzyme, with protein sequence MKDQLIESKFNVEAIRKVFPVLNQEINGYPLIYFDNAATSQKPQQVTDVLLRYYHTDNANIHRGIHTLAERATSAFEETREAVKDFIHAAEVEEIIFTKGTTEGINLVAQTFGKANLIEGDEVIISTMEHHSNIVPWQMICNEKGAKLKILPITNEGELIWETAEQLITSKTKIVALVFASNSLGSINPVQKIIELAHNAGAKVLLDAAQAAAHLEIDVQKLDCDFLVFSGHKIYGPTGVGVLYGKRALLEAMPPYQGGGEMIQEVTFEKTTYNELPYKFEAGTPNIADVIALQAAIHFINKIGKEVIAKHEHRLMVRATEGLKRIPEIKLIGTTKNKIGIVSFLIEGMHHLDVGIVLDAKGIAIRTGHHCTQPLMNFLKIEGTCRASFAVYNTEQEVDFFLESVARIVARRK encoded by the coding sequence ATGAAAGACCAGCTAATTGAATCTAAATTTAACGTGGAGGCCATCAGAAAGGTATTTCCGGTACTAAACCAGGAGATAAACGGTTATCCCTTGATCTATTTTGATAATGCCGCAACCTCTCAAAAACCCCAGCAAGTAACAGACGTGCTTCTGCGTTACTATCATACCGATAATGCAAATATCCACAGAGGCATACATACTTTAGCCGAAAGGGCAACCAGTGCCTTTGAAGAAACACGGGAAGCTGTAAAAGATTTTATTCATGCTGCGGAAGTTGAAGAGATCATTTTTACTAAAGGCACTACTGAAGGAATCAATCTTGTTGCACAAACATTTGGCAAGGCTAACCTGATAGAAGGAGATGAAGTGATTATTTCAACCATGGAACATCACTCCAATATTGTTCCCTGGCAAATGATCTGTAATGAAAAAGGTGCCAAACTCAAAATACTTCCTATTACCAATGAAGGTGAACTGATTTGGGAGACTGCAGAGCAATTGATTACGTCGAAAACCAAAATCGTAGCTCTAGTTTTTGCCTCGAACTCGTTGGGTTCAATAAATCCTGTTCAAAAAATAATTGAATTGGCCCATAATGCGGGAGCAAAAGTATTGTTGGATGCCGCTCAGGCAGCCGCTCACCTCGAAATAGATGTACAGAAATTGGATTGCGATTTCCTGGTATTTTCCGGACATAAAATTTATGGACCTACTGGTGTTGGCGTATTATATGGAAAAAGGGCGCTACTAGAGGCGATGCCTCCTTACCAGGGTGGCGGTGAAATGATTCAGGAGGTAACTTTTGAGAAAACCACCTATAATGAACTTCCTTATAAATTCGAAGCCGGAACTCCCAATATTGCCGATGTAATTGCTTTGCAAGCTGCCATCCATTTTATCAATAAAATTGGAAAGGAGGTGATTGCCAAACATGAGCACCGCCTGATGGTTCGTGCAACGGAAGGATTAAAAAGAATTCCTGAAATTAAGTTGATTGGAACAACCAAAAACAAAATAGGTATTGTTTCATTTCTAATAGAGGGTATGCATCACTTAGATGTAGGTATTGTGCTTGATGCCAAAGGGATAGCGATACGAACCGGTCATCACTGCACACAACCTCTTATGAATTTCCTTAAGATTGAGGGTACCTGCCGGGCTTCATTTGCAGTTTATAATACCGAACAGGAAGTTGATTTCTTTTTAGAAAGCGTAGCCCGAATTGTTGCAAGGAGGAAATGA
- a CDS encoding SufE family protein, protein MHKTVNDIQEEIIDEFSFLGDDRESAVFYMMELGNKLAPLDDRYKTEEFIVKGCQSKVWLTTDFTDGKVIFKADSNTEITKGLISMLIRIWSERTPEEIINTDLYFIDKIGMKNMVGSQRSNGFAAMIKLMKSYALAYQTKERVN, encoded by the coding sequence ATGCATAAAACCGTAAACGACATACAAGAAGAGATAATCGATGAGTTTTCATTTTTAGGAGACGATAGAGAAAGTGCTGTTTTCTACATGATGGAGCTGGGAAATAAGCTTGCACCTCTTGATGATCGCTATAAAACAGAGGAATTCATAGTGAAAGGCTGCCAATCAAAGGTATGGTTGACAACTGACTTTACGGATGGCAAAGTCATCTTTAAAGCCGACAGTAATACGGAAATCACTAAAGGTTTGATCAGTATGTTGATACGTATCTGGAGCGAGCGAACACCTGAAGAAATCATCAATACTGATTTATATTTTATAGATAAGATTGGGATGAAAAACATGGTGGGTTCGCAGCGCTCGAATGGGTTTGCAGCGATGATTAAACTAATGAAATCATACGCTCTGGCCTACCAAACCAAAGAACGGGTAAATTAG